The sequence below is a genomic window from Micromonospora aurantiaca ATCC 27029.
ACGTCGGCTGGCCACTACCTCGCCAGGTTCCTACCTGGCAGGACATCGCCACGGCCCTCACCTCACCGCTGACCGACACCATGCTCGGCAATGCCATCGTGTGCCTGCTCTGGGTGGCGTGGGCGGCGTTCATCTGGTCGCTGATCGCCGAGGTCGCCGAAACCGTCACGGGCATCCGCCTGCCGCAACCCCGCGCGATCGCCCCGGCCCGCGGGCTCGCCGCCATCCTGGTCGCCGCCATCACCGGCGGCGTCCTCGCCACCGCCGCCCAGGCCGCACCGACCCTCACCCAGCCAGCACAAGCGACAACGGCCCACACCAGCGCCACCGCTACGGCCCCGGCAACCACCGTGCCCAGCAGCACCGTGCGGCTGGTGAGCACGGATGGGCACCACACGGAGACCTGGCAGACAGCCGCATCGACGTCCGCCCTGGCGGACATGGGGGATCCGGTGCCGGCCCGGCTGGTAGCTGGCCACGTGACGCTCGTGTCATCCGGGCAGACCTACACCTGTGAAGTGCGGCGCGGGGACACCCTGTCGAAGATCGCCCAGCAGTGGCTCGGCGACGCCAACCGGTGGCCGGAGATCTTCGCCCTCAACCGGGGCACCCACTTCCGCGACATCGGCGGCACCCTCACCAACCCGAACCTGATCTATCCCGGCTGGACCCTGGAACTGCCCGACGACGCCACACCACCCGTCGGCACACCCCGGACCCCGCCACCCGCCGACCCCCCAGCGGCAGGCCCCGAACAGCCGACACCCGGCACCGCCGCGCCCGCGCCGACACCACCGAGCCAACCCACCCAGCCGCCACCCGACGCGCCGTCCGTGAGCCCGTCGCCAGGCTCCACCACCCGGGCACCGCACGACGGTGACGACGGCGTAGTGCACGTCCCCTCGCAACCGGTCTCCGCCTCGCCCGCTGAGCGGCCGTCGGCCTTCGGAGCCTCGACGACGCCCAGCCCTTCGGTCGACGGGCAGCAAACACCCGGGCCGCGAACGAAGGCGTCACCCGGTGTCTCACTCGGCACCGGCAGCTGGCTCGACGCCGGGCTCGTCGCCGCGATCCTCGCGGCCGTCGCCCTCGTCTGGGCCCACCGCCACCGCCGCTACACCCGCCGGCCCGTGTCGGCCGACCTGCGCCTGGACGACCCCGACGTGGCGCCCATGCCGCCCGTGGTGAACCAGATCCGCCGCCGCCTGCGCCACGCCACCACGGCCCCCACCGATCCGGCCGGCTACGAAGGTCCGGACGACGACCTCGGGCTGTTCACCGACCCCGACGGCACCGAAGCGGACGACAACGCCTCCGTACCGGACAGCCCTGACACCTCCGATCAGGACGCCGACCTGCTCGACGACGACCGTCCGGAGATCGCCGGGCGGCACGACCAGAACGGCGCCCTCGACGACGCCGGTCTCGACGACGAGGACCACCACGAAAAGCCGGCGCCTGCCGCGGACCCGCGCGCAGGAGACGACACTGCGCTCCGCCCGGTGGTGCCGTCACTGGCGCACCCGCTCGCCGCGGTCTGGCCGCCTGCCGGCCTGGGGCTCACCGGTCCCGGCGCGGAGGCCGCCGCCCGCGGGTTCATGGCCGCCGCCCTGGCCGCCGGGGGCCTCGACGCACCAGAAGACCGCACCTGGCTGGTCATGCCATCAGCGACCGCGGCGACGCTGCTCGGCGCCGGTGCCGTCGCGCTGCCCCGCACCCCGCGGCTGACCGTCACCGGTGGCCTGGACGAGGCACTCGACCTGCTCGAGGCGCAGACCCTGCACCGCAGCCGCATCGCCTACGCCCACGAGGTCGACACCGCCGCCGAGGCCCGCGCGGCGGACCCGACCGGGGAGCCGATGCCGCCAGTCCTGCTGCTGGCCGACGCCGACACCCGCCACCAGCGCACCCGTATCGCCGCGCTCCTCGCCCAGGGCCAGCGCCTTGACATCCACGGCGTGCTGCTGGGCGCATGGCCCGACGGCGACACCGTCGTCGTCGCCGAAGACGGCACCACCAGCCGCGCCCAAGGGAAAGGCTCCCGCCACGGTGGCCACCCGGCCGACATCGGCCGACTGGCCGTCCTCACCCCGTCCGAGACCAGCGACCTGCTCGTCACCCTCGCCGAATCCCACACCGGCCAGCCGCAGGCTCCCGCCCCGATCGAACCCGTCACCACCGCCCAGGCCACGACCGCCGCACCCGATGCGCAACCTTCTCCCGACACCGAGCCGGCGCCAGCCGACGTCCCCGTCCGCGAGGGTGACCACCTGCCGGCATCCGGCCCCGAGCCCGTGCCCGCCGCCCCGACAGCAACAGCGGGCAGCGCCAGCAGCGAGACCGCCCCGGCCACCCAGGCAGCTCCGCCCACCGACGCCCATGCCGGCGGCGCGGACACTGCCCGCGACGGTGCGCCCCCGCCCGCCGTGGAGGAACCGGACACCGACGGCGCGGCCGAGAAAAGCCAGGAGACCAGCCACGGGAGGGTGCAGGTCTCCGTCCTGGGCACCGCCGCGATCGTCGACGTGCCGCCCGGGCCGACGCTGCGCAAGAAATCCCTCGAAGTGCTCGTCTACCTGGCCGTGCACGACGGCGACGCCTCCGCCGAGGCGATCCTCGACGACCTGCTCCCCGACGCCCCCGCCAACAAAGCACCCGGCCGGCTCTACACCTACGTGTCCGACCTGCGCACCATCATGCGCCGCACCGCAGGACGCGGCACCTACCTCACCCACCCCCACCAGCGGTACGTCCTCAACCGCGACGCCGTCGACGTGGACCTGTGGCGCATGCGCGCCGCGATCCGCGACGCCAACCAGGCCACCGACCCAACCGAGCGCCTCGCCGCGCTACGCCGCGCGGTCGACACCTACCGCGGACACCTGGCCGACGGCGCCGACTACGAATGGATCGAGCCCTACCGCGAAGCCGTCCGGCAGCAGGCACTCGACGCCTACCTCGCCCTCGCCGACGCCCTCGCCAACAACCCCGCCGAGCAGCTCACCGTCCTCGACGCCGCGATCGGCCACAACCCGTACGCGGAAGAGCTGTACCAGCAGGCGATGCGGGCCCGCGCCGCGCTCGGGCACCTCGACGCGATCCGCAGCCTGCGCCGTTCTCTCACCCGCGCCCTCGGCGAGATCGACGCCGAACCCAGCGATGACACCATCGCCCTGGCCGACGAGTTGGTCGCCCAGGTGCAGCGCCCCGGCCGCCGGCCCGACCTGCGGCCGGCGCCCCGGCCCGGTGACGGAGCCGCCGCGTGACCGCCACACTGCTACCCCGGCACACCTCCGCCCGTACCCCGGAGATAACAGAGGCCGACCTCCGGCACCTGACCCGGCTGCGGTGGGCCGTGCGGGCGGTGCTCGCCCTCGGCGTCGCCGCGTCGATCGCGGCGAACGTCCTACACGCCCGGCCGAACCTCATCAGCCAGGTCATCGCCGCGTGGCCGCCGCTGGCGCTGCTGCTGACCGTGGAACTCATCTCCCGCGTACCCGCGTACCGCCGCGGCCTGGCCGCCGCGCGGCTGATCGCCGCCGCCGTCATCGCCGGCATCGCCGCCTGGGTGAGTTACTGGCACATGGTCGGCGTTGCCGCCCGGTATGGCGAAACCGACGCCGCCGCCTCCTACCTCCTGCCCATCTCCGTCGACGGGCTGGTCGTCGTGGCCAGTATCAGCCTGGTCGAGATCGCGGGCCGGATCCACTCCCCCTCCGTCAGTCGGGGCGATGGCCAGCAACCCGCCACCACGCCAACGGAGACGCCGTTCCCAACGGCCGAACCCCCGAGCCTGAAGGCACCGGCCCCCGCATCAGGGCCGCCCCAAGCGCGGCAGGCCCGAGGCTTCGACGTATCGCCGACGGACAGGCCGCAGGCTGCGATCCGCGGCGACGAGGGCGAGCGTTCGAATGCGGACGCCACCGGGCACTCGCCGACCGACGCGCGCGACACCAAGGAAGTTGCACCTGAGCCCCCGCGGGACGAGGCACGGAACCACGAGGACGCTCACCTTGTCCGGACCGGTAACGACGCCTCGGCGTCGCCGCACACGGCGCCGTTGCGGGGCACTGACCTCTCTCACCACGACACGGACCGGTCCGGAAGCAGCAGGTCCCGCCCCACCGGCTCTTCAGTCGCGCCGGTCGAGAACTCCGGCGAGCAGGACAGAGTCAATACTCCGGACGCTGCCCAAGAAATTGAACCGGACCCCCTCGAGGGCCAGGGACATGACCCCGACCCGGACGACGGCACAAGCAGCACAGAGGTGCCACCCGACACCGCCGGGGCCGTGGCCTACTGGTACCGCCAGGACCCGTCCCTACACCCAGCCGACATCGCCACCAGAATCGGCCGGTCCGAGCGCACCGTCCGCCGGTACTGGCCACCCGTGCCGCGAACCGCGAACGGACACGGAACCAGCCGCGTCACCGAGGAGGTTGGAGCCTCGTAACGCCCTCTGAGCCGGCCGCAGAGGCCCTGACAAGCGCGCGAAAATGATCTTTCTACCGGCCCAGTGGCTGTGCCACGCTTCAGGGGTGGAACCGAGAGAGCGGGTTCAACGGCTAGTCATGGCCGCCGAGCTGTACGCCATCGAGGTGAGTACGGCATACGACGAGGTCATCAAGCAGGTCATCGCCCGGGTGGCTGATGCCGGGAGTCTGGGCAAGCTCGACCTGGGGGCTCTGAGCGCCTGGAAGCGATTACGCGCGGACACCCCTTGGATGGCGCGTCTGATGAGCTGCCCTGAGCAGGAGATCCGGCAGCATACCGAGCGGGCCGTCACCGCGGCACAGGACGAGTCACGAACGGTTGCGGAGGCAGCAGTGGCCGCCCGCTCCGCTCTCACACCACTGCCAGGCTTCAGCAACGGAGATGCCCTGGCATCGGTCGTGTGCTTTGTAGCGGCACCGACGCGGCTCGCCGTATACGACAGTCGAGCGCATTCAGGCCTGCAGCAGTTGGGCCTTATGCTCGACAACCGGCCGGGTCGTTACGGTCGCTACCTGGCGCTGGTGGAGCGATGTCGCGCCGAGTTAGCCGGCCAAGGTTACGAATGGTCAGCGCGTCAGGTAGACCTTGCTCTCTACCAGCTCGGTGGTCAGAAGCAACGGTAGATCTTGTCGCGGCGTGCCGTGCCTCGGCCCCGCAGCGCGGTCATCGATCGGCCGTCGACATGGCCCGCGCTTGCGCACGGTACAGGCATCAGCTGGCACCCAGCCGTACTTTGCCACCAACAAAAAGAGAGCCGCCTTCTCACTCCATGCCCGGCGAGCCGCCGGGAAAGCCGGGCATTCGCTAATGCTGAGTGACTGGCTAACGGTGTGTTGATCCCAGCGACGGCCTTGACATCGGTGACGGCACAGCACGAGCCGACGTGGGCCAGCGCATCCGGTCGTGGCCGGAATCCGAGCGCCGGTAGAGGCGCCCGGATCCCGGTGGACCGCAGTTGGCCTGCCCTGTTACAGCTGCGCGATCAGCGGCTGTGCGTGCCGGTCGAAGTTGTATCCGTCGTCCCAGGGGAACCGGCCCTCCTGGTCGGGCCACACCATCTGCTGGAGGCGGATCTGGTCGCGGCCGTAGCGGTTGATCGCCATCGCGGGTAGCAGTTCGTCGGTGGGTGGCCCGTCGATGATCATGGCGTCGTAGTCGGCGATGAGGTCGCTGATGCGTTGGCCGTGGGTGAACCGTTCGGCCTTGTCGTAGACCCGGCGGGCCAGGTCGTTGAGCAGGCTGTGGGCGACCTCGGGTGGCAGTCCGGCGGTGATCAGTTCGGGGTAGTCGTAGGCGGTGAGTCCGACGGTATAGGCGAACGGGGCGGTGGTGTCGGGGTCGTCGTCGGTGGGCAGGACGTGGGTGACGGCCCAGCCGGTGGTGTCGATGATTTGGTCTTGGCGTCGGAGGAAGTCGTTGATGTCACGCATGGTGGGTGTCTCCTGGGCATCCGGGGGTGCGGGCGGGGTCCGGGTCGGGTGGCTCGATGTCGACGAAGCCCCAGAGTCGTTCCATGACCTGGAGTTGCCAGGTGCGGTAGCGGTCGGCGAAGCCACGGCAGAGCGCGGGCGGGACCGGGCTGCCGGCGTAGGGCAGCGTCGAGTGGCAGATGATGTAGCCGGCGTCGCCGCGCGCTTCGGTCACCATCTGCTTGAGCCGGCCGGGGTCGAGGTGCATCGGGTTGCCGGGCTTGAAGATGCAGGTGTCGCACTCGCGGGCGAGTCGTCGGGTCTTGCGTAGTTCCGGGTCGCCGACGTTGAGTCGGGGTGACCGGTCGGCGTCCGGTTCGTCGGCGGGTTTGAACATGCTGTCCATAGTCAGCTCCATCTCGTTGCGGCGCGGGGCCCGCATGCGTGGATGCGGGCCCTGCGGATCCGGGTGAACGGAGTTCCTCGGTGCCGGTATGGCCTGGTCAGAGCTGACCCAGCCAGGTCAGCACTGTGGCGACGTCGGCACGGCGCAGCCCGTGGTACGGGTCGACCGGGTGCAGCAGGGTGGGTGCGCCGCTGGCGGTGCGCTGGTCGGCGGTGGTGGGGTCCTTGCCGCCGAACTCGTCGTCGAGGACGGCGAGTGGCCGTCGCGCGGCCCAGGCATACAGGTCGGTGAGTTTGTTCTGGTGGCCGAAGCGGATTCCGCCGGCGTGCACGGGGACGTGCGTCCAGGTGGTCGGTAGGCCGAGCCGTGGCGCGATCCATGTGGCGGCGAGGTGGTTCCAGCTGGTGCACCACACCGGTTGGGCGTGCTCGGCGAGTTCCCGCAGCCATGGCCCGTGGTGGGGGTTCAGCCAGACGGTGCCGGTGACGTGCCGGCCGTCGGGGGCGGGCCCGTCGTAGCGGTGTGGCCGGTAGCCGAGTGTCTCGGCGTGGGCCGGGTTGGCGGGGTTGAGGACGCCGTCGACGTCGATGGCCACGATGGGTGAGGAGGCGGGGTGTGCCAGCGGTCGGGTGTTGGTCATGGCTGGGCCTGCTCGATGGTGATCGGGTGCAGGGGCACGGTGAGCCGGTCGGCGGTGTGGCCGGGCCGGTCGGCGGGTTGCCACGTGTCGGCGGCGGCGTGGGTGGGGAACGGGCCGATGGCGGCGAGCCTGCCGTCGGTGCGGTCGAGCAGAACGAGAACGGCGGTGCGGGCGTCGTCGAGGGCCGGGCGCAGGACGTGGGCGAGGTCGGGTGGTAGGTCGACCCAACTGGTGGCGGGTAGATCCGTGACGGCGGGGTCGTGCAGCGGTACGGGCCTGGTCAGGGCTAGCGTGGTGCTGTTGAGCGTGGCGGCGTGGGAGTGGGCTGCGTCGGCGCCGCTGGTGGGGCCGTGGGCGCCGAGCTCGCCGCTGGTGTGGACCGCGAGCAGCGCGTGCGGGTCGCGGATCTCCAGGGAGTCGAGGACGGCGAGGGTGACGGTGTCTCCGGTGCGCATGTCGCGCAGGGTGAGTAGGACCGGCCGTCCGTCCGGGTCCCGGGTCCAGGTGATCGTGTCGAAGTGTTCGCTGGTGACGTCGCTGAGGCGCCGCCAGGCGCGGTTGTCGGTGTCGAAGGGGTGTTCGTCGTCGGTGCCGTAACGCATGAGAACTCCTTGTTGGGCAGCGTCGTACCGCGTCCGGACCCGGGGTCGGTCAGGACGCGATGCATGCACGCTTCGATGGCGGGGGGTGGTCAAGTCGCGGGGCAGCAGTGAGGCCGTTCGGCAGCGGCCCTCCGCGGGATGCGGGTGGGGCCGCCTGGGGCAGCCCCGCATTCCAGGCCCTGGTATGTCGTGGATCCCGGCGTGCGGCGCTGCGCGGGCCGTAGCCGGCGCGCAGCGCCGCGGCGCGGATTGGGACTGGTTGGCTGCCGGATCGGGGCCTGCTCGGCCGGGGTTCAGGCCTGAGTGAGTGCGGTGACGGCGGCGTCGGCGATCGCCGCGATGGCCTCGGTCGGGTCGGTGACGGTCAGGGTGGTGGCGTGGGTGAAGGTGTGCCCCCAGACCTGGTCCGGGTCGGTCGGCTCGCCGCCGGTGGGCGGGTCGGCGGGGTGGAGCCACAGCACGGCGCAGCCGGCGCGGTGCAGGGTGGTGACGAGTTGTTGCCCGGCGGGGATGTCGTCGAGGTAGCCGTCGGAGACGACGGCGAGCATCCGCAGGGTGCGGCCGTGGCGCAGGTCGAGGAGTTGGTCGGCGACCTTGACCGCTTCCGGGAAGGTGGCGGTGGCGAGGCCGGTGCGCATGTGCATCACCTGCCTGGGGTAGGTGCGTGGGGGCACCAGGACGGTGGTGCGGTCGCCGAACCCGATGGTGGTGGTTGTCGCCTCGGCGCGGCGTGCCGCGTTGGCGAAGATCCACGCTGCGGAGGACATCGCCTCGGTGTAGCGGCTCATCGACCCGGACAGGTCGACCAGGATCGCCAGGTGCAGGCGGGGTTTCTCGGGCGGCAGTTGTGCGCGCTGCTGCCACGGGGCGGCGGTTGGGAGTTGCCCGGCGGCGGTTTGCGCTTCGGCGGTGATGGCCTGCCGAGTCCGGAGCCGACCGGGTGGGATCGCCGAGGGGCGCCGGCCGGGTTCGGGGTGGCGGGTGCGGGCCTGCCGCAGCCGATGGGACAGGTCGCGGGCCGCGCGGTGCTCCTGCTCGGTCGGGTCGGTGCGGGTCCACTCCGCTGGTGGGCTGTGCCGGTGGGCCAGCAGCGCCGTCGCGTACTCGGTCGGGGTGACACCAGCGGCGACGGCGAGGTAGTCGACGAGGGCCGCGGCGAGCCTGCCAGGGAACAGGCCGGCGTCCGGCACGGGCGGGTCGTATTGCTGGTCGGCGTCGATGCAGAGGACCTGACACCACCGCCGGGCCAGGCAGATCATGGTGTCGGCATCGGCGTCGTCGCAGGTGTGGGCCTCCCGCCAGATGTCCCGCAGTTGCCGCAGGCGTTTGCGGCCGAGGACGCCGGTGACGGCGGCCCGGACGGGGCGGACGTCCTTGCTGGTGACGATGCGGGCGTCGACGCGGGCCAGGAGCAGGGCGGCGAGTTGCCCGGCGTGCCACGCGTCGTCGACGGCCGCGTCGCCGGGGTCGAGGAGGGTCTTCACGATGTGGCGCAACCACCGGCGGTCGCCCCGGCGGCGGGCGCGTTGGCGTCCCTCAGCCCGGGATTCCTCCAACATGTCGGCGACAGCGGCGAGGATCGGCGGGGTGCCGGGCGGGGTGGCCCAGCGGCTGTGCGCGGCGTGCGCGGCGCCGTGCACGAGCAGCCCGTAGCCGGTGGGCACGAGGCGCTTGTGCCGTGCCTTGGCCGGGTCGGTGACGTCGGGGCGCTCGGCGATGTAGGTGGCGTCGACCTCGATCCGGTTGAGGTCGGGGTAGAAGCACTCGGGCGCGTTCCCGGCGGCGCCGGGGGCGACGAGGACAGTGAGGTCGGTACGGCCGGTCAGCAGCGGGACGTGCTTGGTCCACGCCGCGGACCAGTCATGCCAGTCGCTGGCGCCGGCCGGCGTCGGCGGTGCGCCCTGCTGGAGGTGGGTGCTGGGGTGTGACACGGCTTGGCTCCTTCCAGAAATCTGAGGTGAATGGCGGTTAGCGCTTGCCGAGGGCGAGCGCGGTGATGGGCGTGCCGGTGTGTCGGGACAGGGCGGCGGTGACGTCGTCGCGGGCGTCCTCGGGGGCGATGCCGGCCAGGTTGGCCAGGGCGGCGGTTATGCCCAGGTGGTCGCGGACCTTGACGAAGCCGAGCAGTTCGCGCAGCTGCGGCGCCCACATGGTCTTGCCGGCGGCGAGGTCGGCGTTGAGGTCGATCGCTGCGGCCACGACCTGCTTGGGGACGCCGAGTTGGCGGGCGAGGTCCCAGTCGGTGGTGACGTGCAGGTGGACGGTGAACCGGGAGGCCAGGGCCTCGGTGAGGACCGCGCCGTGCACGCCCGGGTTGTGGCCGGCGACGATGTAGAACCCGTCGACGGCTTCCACGGTCTCGTTGCCGTGGGCGGGGATGGTGATGACCCCGCGGCCGTCCATGGCCGGGTACAGCACGGCCAGGACGCGGGGCGGGATGAGGGTGGCGTCGTCGACCAGCAGCACCCGCCCCTCCCGCATCGCGGTGACGAGCGGTCCGTGGATGAACTCGTAGCCGCCGCCGGGTACCGGGTTGTAGGAGCCGAGGAAGTCGTCGACGACGGTGTCGCCGGTGCCGGCGACGGTCAGCAGGTCGGGGAAGGCCGCCTCGACCATGGCGGTCTTCCCGGTGCCAGGCGGCCCGTACAGCAGCACGGGCACCTGCTGGGTGCGCAGCCGCCGGAGTTCCTCGACGTCCCAGCCCTTGCCGAGCCGGCGCGGGTGGTACAGCGTCCCGTTCGGTCGCGGTACCGGCGCGGGCCGCGCCTGCCGGCCACCACCAGCACTGCCGCTGGAGCGGGTGCGGGGTGCGGCGGGTGGGAGGGTGCCGGCGGCGTCGATGCCGGCCTGGGTGATTTGGAAGCGGTGGTGCGGGTCGCGGTGGTGGGTGGCGTGCCCGGCGGCGGCCATCTTCTTCAGCGCCTCGAACACCGCCCCGGACGACGGTGCCCCGATCGCCCGGGTGATCTCGCCGACCTTGAGAATCTGGTCGGCGTGGTCGGCCAGGTGCAGGGCGACCTTGCGGTAGAGGTAGCCGGACCGGCCGGAGCCCGCGCCGGTGGTGGGAGTGGCGGTGCCGCTGGTCGGGGCCGGATCGTTCTGCGGTGAACCTGCCGGTGGGTGTGGTGTGGTCATGGGATTGCCTCGATTCGGGGTCGGGCCCGCGCACCCGTCTCCGGGTGCGCGGGCGGTGGGTACCGCACAGCGGAGACGGGCGGGGTCAACCCCTGCCGGCCCTCATCGGGGCCGGGCAGGTCGGCGACCCCACCCCTGGTGGTGCTGAAGGGTTACGGCGACACGTCAGGTCGCCGCTGGTACGTGCTGGTCGGTGTCGAGGCCGCGCGGGCGGTGTCGGCGCCGACGATGGAACCTCCGCCAGGCCAATCGATCAAGTCGAATGGGTGCGCGGGTGCGGGAGCGCCGGCTGACTACGTGTGCACCGTGGCAGCGGGAGGTGGTGCTGGCGGCGGGCTCGTGGTCAGTCGGCGCAGCCCCGTTCGCAGCCCTGCGGGTCGCACTGCTGTCCCTCGGCCATCCGGGCCAGGGCCAGCCTGTCGTCGCCGTCGAGGTCGTCGAGGAACGGCCAGCCGAACCCGTCGGCGAACGCCTTGACCTTGGGCGCCCCGTACATCGGGTAGCCGGGGTGGTCCATCGCCGCCACGATGTCGTCGCGGCCGAGGAGCCAGGCGAGTTCGCTGAGCTTGTCCACCGACCGGCTCGCCGAGTTGCTGCGGTGGTCGAGGATCTTCCCGACGGCGAATCGCAGGTAGTCCCGGGCGTAGGTCTCGTGGTCGACCCGCTGGGTCCACTCGCCTGGGTGTCGGGGGGCGATGACCTGGCGGGCGTGGTCGAGGTCGAGTGCCTCCACGAGCACCTCCTCGCGGAAGCCGAAGATGTCCCCGCGGTCGGCCCGCAGAGCCCAGATCCGGGTGACGATCTCCTCTTGGGTACGGACGGTCACTGGGTTTCCTTCCTGTTGGTCTTGCCTGTCGTGGGGTGTGTCGGATGCCGCCGCCGAATTCGGCTCAGCCTCGGCAGGCGCGGCGGGGTCTGGTTGGGGGTGCCGGCCTATGCCTGGTCGGTGTCGGGCAGGTCGCCGACGATCCGGTCGCAGGCGTACGGGTCGACGGCCTCCCAGCACCAGCTGCGGCCCATCACCACGTACCGGCCGTCGCCGTCGGGGGTGATGCGTTCGATGGCGTCCGGGTCGTCGGACAGCGCGCGCTGGTCGGCGACGATGACGTCGCCGTCGAAGGACAGGTCGGCCAGATCCGCGTCGACCCGCCGGTCCAGGTCGTCGGCCGGCACGCCCTGCTCACGCAGGCGGTCGCGGTACCGGTCGCGGTGGCGCTGCTGGTCGGCGACGATCGCCTCCGCCACCGGGCGGGTGCAGGAGAACACCGCCCACCCGTTCCAGTGGTCGATCAGGGTGCCGACGAACCCGACCTCGATCCGGTCGTCGCCGTCGGGGCCGGTGGTGCGCGCCCAGTCGCCTGCGAACACGCCGACGTCGCCGATACGGACCCGGTCGGGGTGCAGGTGGGACACGTCGCGGCCGGTGGGGCTGGCCGCGAGGTGAGACAGGTCCGCGACGCGGTCGGTGGCGGCGGTGTCGTAGGCGTCGCGGTAGACGGCCATCGCCTCGTCGCGCTGCTGGATGCGCAGCCCGAACCAGCCCGTGGTGTCGCCGGTGGCGTCGGCGAACAGCTCCCACCCGGCGATGTCGACCGACTCTCCCGCCGAGGAGAAGTGGGGCAGGGCGTCGAGGACGGCGGGATCGCCGTCCGCAATGCCGGCGAGGATTCGGCGCGCGGCCAGGCGGGTGTCGCCGCCGACGCGGGCGCCGATGGTGTCCTGCGCCCACCACTCGGCGGCGGTGCGTCCGGCCTCGGTGCCGGCGGCGCGCATCCGCTGCAGCGCGGCGGCCCATCGGGTGGCCTCGCCGACCAGGCCGCCGGGGCGAGGCGGGGTGGTGGTGACCGGTGCGATGCGGTCGCCGGCGTCGAGGCACATCGACAGTGTCGAGCCGCTGTCCCAGGTGACCTCGACGATGTTGTGCCGCTGGTCGTGGCGGCGGACGGTGCCGGTGTCTCCGGGGCGCAGCAGGGTGT
It includes:
- a CDS encoding BTAD domain-containing putative transcriptional regulator, whose protein sequence is MFAFLAATARRLAGLGFLVLLTAGVPYALIRYVGWPLPRQVPTWQDIATALTSPLTDTMLGNAIVCLLWVAWAAFIWSLIAEVAETVTGIRLPQPRAIAPARGLAAILVAAITGGVLATAAQAAPTLTQPAQATTAHTSATATAPATTVPSSTVRLVSTDGHHTETWQTAASTSALADMGDPVPARLVAGHVTLVSSGQTYTCEVRRGDTLSKIAQQWLGDANRWPEIFALNRGTHFRDIGGTLTNPNLIYPGWTLELPDDATPPVGTPRTPPPADPPAAGPEQPTPGTAAPAPTPPSQPTQPPPDAPSVSPSPGSTTRAPHDGDDGVVHVPSQPVSASPAERPSAFGASTTPSPSVDGQQTPGPRTKASPGVSLGTGSWLDAGLVAAILAAVALVWAHRHRRYTRRPVSADLRLDDPDVAPMPPVVNQIRRRLRHATTAPTDPAGYEGPDDDLGLFTDPDGTEADDNASVPDSPDTSDQDADLLDDDRPEIAGRHDQNGALDDAGLDDEDHHEKPAPAADPRAGDDTALRPVVPSLAHPLAAVWPPAGLGLTGPGAEAAARGFMAAALAAGGLDAPEDRTWLVMPSATAATLLGAGAVALPRTPRLTVTGGLDEALDLLEAQTLHRSRIAYAHEVDTAAEARAADPTGEPMPPVLLLADADTRHQRTRIAALLAQGQRLDIHGVLLGAWPDGDTVVVAEDGTTSRAQGKGSRHGGHPADIGRLAVLTPSETSDLLVTLAESHTGQPQAPAPIEPVTTAQATTAAPDAQPSPDTEPAPADVPVREGDHLPASGPEPVPAAPTATAGSASSETAPATQAAPPTDAHAGGADTARDGAPPPAVEEPDTDGAAEKSQETSHGRVQVSVLGTAAIVDVPPGPTLRKKSLEVLVYLAVHDGDASAEAILDDLLPDAPANKAPGRLYTYVSDLRTIMRRTAGRGTYLTHPHQRYVLNRDAVDVDLWRMRAAIRDANQATDPTERLAALRRAVDTYRGHLADGADYEWIEPYREAVRQQALDAYLALADALANNPAEQLTVLDAAIGHNPYAEELYQQAMRARAALGHLDAIRSLRRSLTRALGEIDAEPSDDTIALADELVAQVQRPGRRPDLRPAPRPGDGAAA
- a CDS encoding DUF2637 domain-containing protein, with the protein product MTATLLPRHTSARTPEITEADLRHLTRLRWAVRAVLALGVAASIAANVLHARPNLISQVIAAWPPLALLLTVELISRVPAYRRGLAAARLIAAAVIAGIAAWVSYWHMVGVAARYGETDAAASYLLPISVDGLVVVASISLVEIAGRIHSPSVSRGDGQQPATTPTETPFPTAEPPSLKAPAPASGPPQARQARGFDVSPTDRPQAAIRGDEGERSNADATGHSPTDARDTKEVAPEPPRDEARNHEDAHLVRTGNDASASPHTAPLRGTDLSHHDTDRSGSSRSRPTGSSVAPVENSGEQDRVNTPDAAQEIEPDPLEGQGHDPDPDDGTSSTEVPPDTAGAVAYWYRQDPSLHPADIATRIGRSERTVRRYWPPVPRTANGHGTSRVTEEVGAS
- a CDS encoding DUF4262 domain-containing protein, which translates into the protein MRDINDFLRRQDQIIDTTGWAVTHVLPTDDDPDTTAPFAYTVGLTAYDYPELITAGLPPEVAHSLLNDLARRVYDKAERFTHGQRISDLIADYDAMIIDGPPTDELLPAMAINRYGRDQIRLQQMVWPDQEGRFPWDDGYNFDRHAQPLIAQL
- a CDS encoding VWA domain-containing protein, giving the protein MSHPSTHLQQGAPPTPAGASDWHDWSAAWTKHVPLLTGRTDLTVLVAPGAAGNAPECFYPDLNRIEVDATYIAERPDVTDPAKARHKRLVPTGYGLLVHGAAHAAHSRWATPPGTPPILAAVADMLEESRAEGRQRARRRGDRRWLRHIVKTLLDPGDAAVDDAWHAGQLAALLLARVDARIVTSKDVRPVRAAVTGVLGRKRLRQLRDIWREAHTCDDADADTMICLARRWCQVLCIDADQQYDPPVPDAGLFPGRLAAALVDYLAVAAGVTPTEYATALLAHRHSPPAEWTRTDPTEQEHRAARDLSHRLRQARTRHPEPGRRPSAIPPGRLRTRQAITAEAQTAAGQLPTAAPWQQRAQLPPEKPRLHLAILVDLSGSMSRYTEAMSSAAWIFANAARRAEATTTTIGFGDRTTVLVPPRTYPRQVMHMRTGLATATFPEAVKVADQLLDLRHGRTLRMLAVVSDGYLDDIPAGQQLVTTLHRAGCAVLWLHPADPPTGGEPTDPDQVWGHTFTHATTLTVTDPTEAIAAIADAAVTALTQA
- a CDS encoding AAA family ATPase → MTTPHPPAGSPQNDPAPTSGTATPTTGAGSGRSGYLYRKVALHLADHADQILKVGEITRAIGAPSSGAVFEALKKMAAAGHATHHRDPHHRFQITQAGIDAAGTLPPAAPRTRSSGSAGGGRQARPAPVPRPNGTLYHPRRLGKGWDVEELRRLRTQQVPVLLYGPPGTGKTAMVEAAFPDLLTVAGTGDTVVDDFLGSYNPVPGGGYEFIHGPLVTAMREGRVLLVDDATLIPPRVLAVLYPAMDGRGVITIPAHGNETVEAVDGFYIVAGHNPGVHGAVLTEALASRFTVHLHVTTDWDLARQLGVPKQVVAAAIDLNADLAAGKTMWAPQLRELLGFVKVRDHLGITAALANLAGIAPEDARDDVTAALSRHTGTPITALALGKR
- a CDS encoding DUF4314 domain-containing protein produces the protein MTSYKAGQRVVLVRTSDPHTLLRPGDTGTVRRHDQRHNIVEVTWDSGSTLSMCLDAGDRIAPVTTTPPRPGGLVGEATRWAAALQRMRAAGTEAGRTAAEWWAQDTIGARVGGDTRLAARRILAGIADGDPAVLDALPHFSSAGESVDIAGWELFADATGDTTGWFGLRIQQRDEAMAVYRDAYDTAATDRVADLSHLAASPTGRDVSHLHPDRVRIGDVGVFAGDWARTTGPDGDDRIEVGFVGTLIDHWNGWAVFSCTRPVAEAIVADQQRHRDRYRDRLREQGVPADDLDRRVDADLADLSFDGDVIVADQRALSDDPDAIERITPDGDGRYVVMGRSWCWEAVDPYACDRIVGDLPDTDQA